The following are encoded together in the Parabacteroides chongii genome:
- the erm gene encoding 23S ribosomal RNA methyltransferase Erm, with protein MIKNKLPVRYTGQHFTIDKVLIDDAIKIAKINESDTVIDIGAGKGFLTVHLVRQCTNLIAIENDKSLLSILKNKFSNNTNVKIIDCDFRCYTIPKRNFKVVSNIPFRITSEILKSLMFDSVEHFMGGSLIMQLEPAQKLFSKKVFNPYIVFYHTFFDLKLMYEISHESFLPPPKVKSALLKIERKKMSISYELKRKYLNFLTFLLQKPDLPARTVLKTIFRKSQVRVIADKYGINLNCQIVSLAAKQWECCFLEMLERVPEKNHPS; from the coding sequence ATGATAAAAAATAAACTGCCCGTAAGATACACGGGACAGCATTTTACTATAGATAAAGTGCTGATAGATGATGCAATTAAAATTGCGAAAATAAATGAATCCGACACTGTTATAGATATTGGTGCCGGAAAAGGATTTTTGACTGTTCATTTAGTTCGTCAATGCACAAATCTAATTGCAATAGAGAATGATAAATCGCTATTGTCCATTCTAAAAAACAAGTTTTCTAACAACACGAATGTCAAAATTATTGATTGTGATTTTAGATGTTACACCATACCAAAAAGAAATTTTAAAGTTGTGTCTAATATCCCTTTCAGAATAACTTCTGAAATTTTAAAATCCTTGATGTTTGATAGTGTTGAGCATTTTATGGGTGGTTCATTGATAATGCAACTTGAACCTGCCCAAAAGTTATTTTCAAAAAAAGTTTTCAATCCATATATTGTGTTTTATCATACTTTTTTTGATTTAAAACTTATGTATGAAATATCTCATGAGAGTTTTTTGCCACCACCAAAAGTCAAGTCAGCACTTTTAAAGATTGAAAGAAAAAAAATGTCAATAAGTTATGAATTGAAAAGAAAATATCTGAATTTTCTCACTTTCTTGTTGCAAAAACCCGATTTGCCAGCCAGAACTGTATTAAAGACAATATTCAGAAAAAGTCAAGTCAGAGTTATTGCTGATAAATATGGAATAAATCTTAATTGTCAAATTGTTAGTTTGGCTGCAAAACAATGGGAATGTTGTTTTTTGGAAATGTTGGAGAGAGTTCCTGAAAAAAACCATCCCTCTTAA
- a CDS encoding IS30 family transposase, with protein sequence MSKHITEKQRYAISKMLQVPMSKKDIAEAIGVDRSNIYREIKRNCDSRSGKYNPDLAQRKADKRKVEKKRKEVFTQAMKKRVKKLLRKDLSPEQIVGRSQVENIAMVSHETIYCWIWQDKRQGGDLHKSLRRQGRKYSKRGSKNAGRGFIPNRVEIDQRPSIVEQKERFGDLEIDTIIGKNHKGAILTINDRATSRVWIRKLSGKEAIPVAKITVWALRKVKNLIHTITADNGKEFAKHEDIAQKLDINFYFCKPYHSWERGANENTNGLIRQYIPKGTDFSEVTNKRIKWIENNLNNRPRKRLGYLTPNEKFKQIINMNSVAFGT encoded by the coding sequence ATGAGTAAACATATAACCGAAAAGCAAAGGTATGCAATTTCTAAGATGTTGCAAGTTCCGATGAGTAAAAAAGATATAGCTGAAGCTATTGGAGTTGATAGGAGTAATATTTATAGAGAAATAAAACGCAATTGCGATAGTCGTAGTGGAAAATACAACCCTGATCTTGCCCAAAGAAAGGCAGATAAACGTAAGGTTGAAAAGAAGCGAAAGGAGGTATTTACACAAGCTATGAAGAAGCGTGTAAAAAAGCTTCTACGAAAGGACTTGAGCCCAGAGCAGATAGTGGGCAGAAGCCAAGTAGAAAATATAGCTATGGTATCTCACGAAACTATATATTGTTGGATATGGCAAGATAAACGACAAGGTGGGGATCTTCATAAATCTCTTAGAAGGCAAGGACGCAAATATTCAAAGCGTGGTTCTAAAAACGCAGGTAGAGGATTTATTCCGAATAGAGTGGAGATTGATCAGCGACCTTCAATTGTAGAGCAAAAAGAAAGATTTGGTGATTTAGAGATAGATACAATTATTGGAAAGAATCACAAAGGTGCTATTCTAACCATTAATGATAGAGCAACAAGCAGAGTATGGATACGTAAGCTATCAGGGAAAGAAGCCATCCCTGTAGCAAAGATTACAGTATGGGCATTACGAAAAGTAAAAAACTTAATACACACAATAACGGCTGATAATGGAAAAGAATTTGCAAAACACGAGGATATAGCACAAAAATTAGATATTAATTTCTATTTTTGTAAGCCATACCACTCTTGGGAGCGTGGTGCCAATGAAAATACTAACGGTCTTATCAGGCAGTATATCCCAAAGGGTACGGACTTTAGTGAAGTAACCAACAAGCGTATTAAATGGATTGAAAACAATCTAAATAATAGACCTCGTAAAAGACTTGGATACCTCACACCAAACGAAAAATTTAAACAAATTATTAATATGAATTCCGTTGCATTTGGAACTTGA
- a CDS encoding DUF1896 domain-containing protein has product MNCSSIPDYTHTLDLVVALGGIPSAFFFLFPTDYPVNYQSAKSKVMNNKKKNEGQTDFSYYGLYLLDYLRTNKFEQADDTAFIRERADRAAETYERARLEGYPADGAQELAMDTLLRGLHYSRYAILREVVENEFADEVPEEKREAFVLKLLPLVGNVFSVYDLSDDNFALSSDYDLLYTELTGATVLYLDEYGV; this is encoded by the coding sequence ATGAATTGTTCTTCGATACCGGATTACACTCATACTTTGGATTTAGTGGTGGCACTCGGAGGGATACCGAGTGCCTTTTTCTTCCTTTTTCCAACCGATTATCCCGTTAATTATCAATCCGCTAAATCCAAAGTAATGAACAACAAGAAGAAAAACGAGGGTCAGACCGACTTTTCCTATTACGGTCTGTACCTGCTGGACTATCTCCGCACGAACAAGTTTGAACAGGCTGACGACACCGCTTTCATACGGGAACGGGCCGACCGTGCCGCCGAAACGTATGAGAGGGCACGGCTTGAAGGCTATCCCGCCGATGGTGCGCAGGAACTGGCGATGGACACGCTGCTGCGCGGGCTGCATTATTCCCGTTACGCCATCCTCCGCGAAGTCGTGGAAAACGAGTTTGCCGATGAAGTGCCGGAAGAGAAGCGTGAAGCCTTTGTCCTGAAACTGCTGCCGCTTGTCGGCAACGTGTTCTCCGTCTATGACCTCTCGGATGACAATTTCGCCCTGTCTTCCGATTACGACCTGCTCTACACGGAGCTGACGGGAGCAACCGTCCTTTACTTAGACGAATATGGCGTTTAA
- a CDS encoding nitroreductase family protein, with the protein MGIIDKSTALNYPTIPEEKLDYCLKCGHCESFCAQKALTLDFLLDEKINTSFLDSQIEPQNIALYIKSRRSVRHYSSKTVNKELIAKVIDIARYAPSGGNGQPVKWIVIHKPSEVNRVASLTVDWMRTIQNTSHPLADYVPAIISTWDSGLDLICHNAPHLLFAHVPIEPIDDPTEAIIALTHFDIAAPAFGIGTCWAGFVKLAIDNYKPLKDLLSIPEERKAACPMLFGYSSYKITSIPRRNPVDITWK; encoded by the coding sequence ATGGGAATCATTGATAAATCGACAGCCTTAAATTATCCAACCATACCTGAAGAAAAATTGGATTATTGTTTAAAATGTGGTCATTGTGAGTCTTTTTGTGCACAGAAGGCTCTTACCTTAGATTTCCTTCTTGACGAAAAAATTAATACGTCTTTTTTGGATAGTCAGATTGAACCACAGAATATAGCATTGTATATAAAAAGTCGACGTTCTGTGAGACATTATTCTTCAAAGACAGTTAATAAAGAGTTAATTGCTAAAGTTATTGATATAGCCCGTTATGCTCCATCTGGAGGGAATGGACAACCAGTAAAATGGATTGTTATTCATAAACCATCAGAGGTAAATCGTGTTGCAAGTTTAACCGTTGATTGGATGCGAACTATTCAAAACACATCACATCCTCTAGCAGATTATGTACCTGCAATAATTTCAACTTGGGATAGTGGTTTGGATTTGATTTGCCATAATGCTCCCCATTTACTTTTTGCACATGTTCCTATTGAGCCAATTGATGACCCTACCGAAGCAATTATTGCTTTGACTCATTTTGATATTGCTGCGCCCGCTTTTGGTATCGGTACATGTTGGGCTGGATTCGTAAAGTTGGCTATAGACAATTATAAACCATTAAAGGATTTGTTATCAATACCAGAAGAACGTAAAGCGGCTTGTCCAATGCTATTTGGATATTCAAGTTATAAAATAACTTCTATTCCGAGACGCAATCCTGTGGATATTACATGGAAGTAA
- a CDS encoding GmrSD restriction endonuclease domain-containing protein, with product MYLQDNANMKVSWEDFNKRKKEDTIEHIYPQSPNDIYWKNRFGHLKPSEKRQYLNSLGNLLLLNRSKNQSCRITILTKRNVC from the coding sequence TTGTACCTACAAGACAATGCTAATATGAAAGTCTCTTGGGAGGACTTTAACAAGAGAAAGAAAGAGGATACAATTGAACACATATACCCACAATCACCTAATGATATTTATTGGAAAAATCGTTTTGGGCATCTTAAACCTTCAGAAAAACGTCAGTATTTGAATTCTTTGGGAAATCTATTACTATTAAATCGTTCTAAAAATCAAAGTTGCAGAATTACGATTTTGACAAAAAGAAATGTCTGCTAA